From Diospyros lotus cultivar Yz01 chromosome 4, ASM1463336v1, whole genome shotgun sequence, a single genomic window includes:
- the LOC127799943 gene encoding mitochondrial thiamine diphosphate carrier 2-like, which translates to MEEPERDQLKRALIDVTAGAISGAISRTATSPLDVIKIRFQVQREPTTSWALLHKGVHIPSKYTGMFQATKDIFREEGLRGFWRGNVPALLMVMPYTSIQFTVLHKLKTYAAGSSKSEDHIHLSPYLSYISGALAGCAATVGSYPFDLLRTILASQGEPKVYPNMRSAFVDIIQTRGFKGIYSGLSPTLVEIVPYAGLQFGTYDTFKRWAMAWNQYRSSNGSSADDSVSSFQLFICGLAAGTCAKAVCHPLDVVKKRFQIEGLPRHPKYGARVERLAYRNMYDAVRQILQMEGWAGLYKGIVPSIVKAAPAGAVTFVAYEMTSDWLESIIT; encoded by the exons ATGGAAGAACCCGAGCGCGACCAACTAAAGCGGGCATTGATAGATGTCACGGCTGGGGCAATCTCTGGTGCAATTTCGCGGACAGCGACTTCTCCGCTTGATGTTATTAAGATCAGATTTCAG GTTCAACGTGAACCAACTACTTCCTGGGCTTTACTTCACAAGGGCGTGCATATACCATCAAAGTATACTGGAATGTTTCAAGCAACAAAGGACATCTTTAGAGAGGAAGGCTTGCGG GGTTTTTGGCGTGGTAATGTCCCGGCACTGCTCATGGTTATGCCATATACATCCATACAATTCACTGTGTTGCATAAATTGAAAACATATGCTGCTGGTTCATCAAAATCAG AGGATCACATTCATTTAAGTCCTTACCTTTCTTATATAAGTGGTGCATTAGCCGGATGTGCAGCTACTGTTGGATCATATCCATTTGATCTTCTACGAACCATCTTGGCTTCACAGGGTGAGCCAAAG GTGTATCCAAACATGAGATCTGCATTTGTGGATATCATCCAGACTCGTGGATTTAAAGGAATTTATTCTGGGTTATCGCCGACACTGGTTGAGATTGTTCCTTATGCTGGCCTGCAGTTTGGAACATACGATACATTCAAGCGGTGGGCAATG GCCTGGAACCAGTATAGATCTTCTAATGGAAGCTCAGCTGATGATTCCGTTTCAAGCTTCCAGCTTTTCATCTGCGGGTTGGCAGCTGGGACATGTGCCAAAGCTGTCTGTCATCCCCTTGATGTTGTCAAGAAGAGGTTTCAG ATTGAAGGACTACCAAGACATCCAAAATATGGAGCTCGAGTTGAACGACTCGCTTACAGGAATATGTATGATGCAGTTCGCCAGATTTTGCAAATGGAGGGTTGGGCTGGCCTCTATAAGGGCATTGTCCCATCAATTGTCAAAGCTGCACCTGCTGGCGCCGTAACGTTTGTGGCTTATGAAATGACATCAGATTGGTTAGAGTCCATCATCACTTGA